A region of Sphingomonas sp. DNA encodes the following proteins:
- the recN gene encoding DNA repair protein RecN, which produces MLTGLSIRDVVLIETLDLEFASGLGVLTGETGAGKSILLDALGLALGERADSGLVRAGQTQASVSVAFELPAAHAALALLDENGLAAEPGEPLVIRRLVRADGGSRAFVNDQSVSAGLLRELGALLVEIHGQHDERGLLNPRGHRVLLDTYGALDAAPVAAAFAQVRAAEESLAEARRVHDEAERDREWLTHAVDELAKLDPQPGEEETLATLRATMQSGAKLGDELETLNGLLQGSEGGLAQLRQAARRLDRIAGEHPLLAEALAALDRAVIEACDAETALERAAEALTFDPARLEEAEARLFEIRALARKHRVEPDALPGLRADLSAKLAMIESGGERLARLEADLAAARGDYDHVAEALSHARRAAATRLDAAVAAELAPLKLDAARFRTVIEPAEPSAAGIDRVAFEISTNPGAPFGPLTKIASGGELSRFILALKVALAEEGGATTMIFDEIDRGVGGAVASAVGERLHRLAEAGQVLVVTHSPQVAARGARHLFIEKSHDGVVTRTGVHLLGEAERREEIARMLSGAEVTDEARAQATRLLEAA; this is translated from the coding sequence ATGCTGACCGGCCTGTCGATCCGCGACGTCGTCCTCATCGAAACGCTCGACCTGGAATTCGCGTCCGGGCTGGGCGTGCTGACCGGCGAGACGGGCGCCGGCAAGTCGATCCTGCTCGACGCGCTCGGCCTGGCGCTCGGCGAACGGGCCGACAGCGGCCTGGTGCGCGCCGGCCAGACGCAGGCGAGCGTCAGCGTCGCCTTCGAGCTTCCCGCCGCCCATGCCGCTTTGGCCCTGCTCGACGAGAACGGCCTCGCCGCCGAGCCTGGCGAGCCGCTCGTCATCCGCCGCCTTGTGCGCGCCGACGGCGGCAGCCGCGCCTTCGTCAACGACCAGTCCGTCTCGGCCGGCCTGCTGCGCGAGCTGGGCGCCCTGCTCGTCGAGATCCACGGCCAGCATGACGAGCGCGGCCTGCTCAACCCGCGCGGCCACCGCGTCCTGCTCGACACGTACGGCGCGCTCGACGCCGCCCCGGTCGCCGCCGCCTTCGCCCAAGTCCGCGCCGCCGAGGAGTCGCTGGCCGAGGCCCGCCGCGTCCATGACGAGGCGGAGCGCGACCGCGAATGGCTGACCCATGCGGTCGACGAGCTGGCGAAGCTCGATCCCCAGCCCGGCGAGGAGGAGACCCTCGCCACCCTGCGCGCCACCATGCAGTCCGGCGCGAAGCTGGGCGACGAGCTGGAGACTCTGAACGGCCTGCTGCAAGGCTCCGAAGGCGGCCTGGCCCAGCTCCGCCAGGCGGCCCGCCGGCTCGACCGGATCGCGGGAGAGCACCCCCTTCTCGCCGAGGCGCTGGCCGCGCTCGACCGCGCCGTGATCGAGGCGTGCGACGCCGAAACCGCGCTGGAGCGCGCCGCCGAGGCTCTCACCTTCGATCCCGCCCGGCTCGAGGAGGCCGAGGCCCGTTTGTTCGAGATCCGCGCGCTCGCCCGCAAGCACCGGGTCGAGCCCGACGCTTTGCCCGGCCTGCGCGCGGACCTGTCCGCCAAGCTCGCCATGATCGAATCGGGCGGCGAACGCCTCGCCCGACTGGAAGCCGATCTCGCCGCCGCGCGCGGCGATTACGACCACGTCGCCGAGGCGCTGAGCCACGCCCGCCGCGCCGCCGCCACCCGGCTCGACGCCGCCGTCGCCGCCGAGCTGGCCCCGCTCAAGCTCGACGCCGCCCGCTTCCGCACCGTGATCGAACCTGCCGAGCCCTCCGCCGCCGGCATCGACAGGGTCGCCTTCGAAATCTCGACCAATCCCGGCGCGCCTTTCGGCCCGCTCACGAAGATCGCCTCGGGCGGCGAGCTCAGCCGCTTCATCCTCGCTCTCAAGGTGGCGTTGGCCGAGGAGGGCGGCGCCACCACGATGATCTTCGACGAGATCGACCGGGGCGTCGGCGGCGCCGTCGCCAGCGCGGTCGGCGAGCGGCTGCACCGCCTCGCCGAAGCGGGCCAGGTCCTCGTCGTCACCCACTCGCCCCAGGTCGCCGCCCGCGGCGCGCGGCACCTCTTCATCGAAAAGAGCCATGACGGCGTCGTCACCCGCACCGGCG